Proteins encoded by one window of Kribbella italica:
- a CDS encoding MMPL family transporter, translated as MNQQDSTDHHAEHAAPRKSGRWIWRAAIAAVLVAWLLVGSLGGPTVGRLSEVQENDNANFLPKQAESTLVADQSAKFVDSTALPYFVLIERDSGITPEDLARTNAFLAEIPKVDLGNGKTIGEYLAAPVKTVIPSEDKQALLVTVELDGDRADEVVKEGETVLFAVADKLRGEIKESLTPTGLQVYVTGPGGVFADFVVAFGGIDGILLGVALVVVFVILLIVYRSPVLPIAVLLTAVFGLALAALVVYPLAEADVIELNGQSQGILFILVVGAATDYSLLLVSRYKEELHDFENKYDAMKVAWRASIEPIAASAATVILGLLCLLLSELGSTKGLGPVGAIGIAGALISAMTFLPALLLAFGRRIFWPSIPRVDHVHARDQVGGRKLWGRVSGLVGRSPRKVWALSALALLICGAFLPTFKASGISQEELFLDKVESVTGQEELAKHFDAGAGTPVQILTPEDQAAKVVETAMKVDGVGTASASVAPGMPPKVVEGKVLVQATLKVAADSPEATKVVEHLRTELDTVSPDILVGGTTAINLDVLDSSERDLKVIIPTILAVIFVVLMLLLRSVAAALLLVICNVLSFGATVGVSALFFNHVFDFPGADPSIPLYAFVFLVALGIDYSIFLMTRVREESIEQGTRPGILVALAVTGGVITSAGVVLAATFSALAVLPILFLVQIAFMVAFGVLLDTTVVRSLLVPALSHDIGRRIWWPSKLAKAEQPEQA; from the coding sequence GTGAACCAGCAGGACAGCACCGACCACCACGCCGAGCACGCGGCGCCGCGCAAGAGCGGGCGGTGGATCTGGCGGGCGGCGATCGCCGCCGTCCTGGTGGCCTGGCTGCTGGTCGGGTCGCTCGGTGGACCCACGGTCGGCCGGCTCAGCGAGGTGCAGGAGAACGACAACGCGAACTTCCTGCCCAAGCAGGCCGAGTCGACGCTGGTCGCCGACCAGTCCGCCAAGTTCGTCGACTCCACCGCGCTGCCGTACTTCGTGCTGATCGAGCGCGACAGCGGGATCACACCGGAGGACCTGGCCAGGACCAACGCTTTCCTGGCCGAGATCCCGAAGGTTGACCTCGGCAACGGCAAGACGATCGGCGAGTACCTGGCCGCGCCGGTGAAGACGGTGATCCCGTCCGAGGACAAGCAGGCGCTGCTGGTCACCGTCGAGCTGGACGGCGACCGTGCCGACGAGGTCGTCAAGGAAGGCGAGACCGTGCTGTTCGCGGTTGCCGACAAGCTGCGGGGTGAGATCAAGGAGTCGCTGACGCCGACCGGGCTGCAGGTCTACGTGACCGGGCCGGGCGGGGTGTTCGCCGACTTCGTGGTGGCCTTCGGCGGGATCGACGGGATCCTGCTCGGTGTCGCGCTGGTGGTCGTCTTCGTCATCCTGCTGATCGTCTACCGCAGTCCGGTGCTGCCGATCGCCGTCCTGCTGACCGCCGTCTTCGGGCTCGCGCTGGCCGCGCTGGTCGTCTACCCGCTGGCCGAGGCCGACGTGATCGAGCTGAACGGCCAGAGCCAGGGCATCCTGTTCATCCTCGTCGTCGGTGCCGCGACCGACTACTCGCTGCTGCTGGTCTCCCGGTACAAGGAGGAGCTGCACGACTTCGAGAACAAGTACGACGCGATGAAGGTCGCGTGGCGGGCCTCGATCGAGCCGATCGCCGCCAGTGCCGCGACCGTCATCCTCGGTCTGCTCTGCCTGCTGCTGTCCGAGCTCGGCAGCACCAAGGGCCTCGGCCCGGTCGGTGCCATCGGCATCGCCGGCGCGCTGATCTCGGCGATGACCTTCCTGCCCGCGCTGCTGCTGGCCTTCGGCCGGCGGATCTTCTGGCCGTCGATCCCGCGGGTCGACCACGTGCACGCCCGCGACCAGGTCGGCGGCCGCAAGCTGTGGGGCCGCGTGTCCGGGCTGGTCGGCCGCAGCCCGCGCAAGGTGTGGGCACTGAGCGCGCTCGCGCTGCTGATCTGCGGCGCGTTCCTGCCGACGTTCAAGGCCTCCGGCATCTCCCAGGAGGAGCTGTTCCTGGACAAGGTCGAGTCGGTCACCGGCCAGGAGGAACTGGCCAAGCACTTCGACGCCGGCGCCGGTACGCCGGTGCAGATCCTCACACCGGAGGACCAGGCGGCCAAGGTCGTCGAGACCGCGATGAAGGTCGACGGCGTCGGGACCGCCTCGGCGTCGGTCGCACCTGGCATGCCGCCGAAGGTTGTCGAGGGCAAGGTTCTCGTCCAGGCGACGCTGAAGGTCGCCGCCGACTCCCCCGAGGCGACCAAGGTGGTCGAGCACCTGCGCACCGAGCTGGACACCGTCAGCCCGGACATCCTGGTCGGCGGCACCACCGCGATCAACCTCGACGTCCTCGACTCCAGCGAACGCGACCTGAAGGTGATCATCCCGACCATCCTGGCGGTGATCTTTGTCGTCCTGATGCTGCTGCTCCGGTCGGTCGCCGCCGCGCTGCTGCTGGTGATCTGCAACGTGCTGTCGTTCGGCGCGACCGTCGGAGTCAGCGCGCTGTTCTTCAACCACGTGTTCGACTTCCCCGGCGCCGACCCGTCGATCCCGCTCTACGCGTTCGTCTTCCTGGTGGCCCTGGGCATCGACTACTCGATCTTCTTGATGACCCGGGTCCGGGAGGAGTCGATCGAGCAAGGCACCAGACCGGGAATCCTGGTCGCCCTGGCCGTCACCGGTGGCGTGATCACGTCGGCCGGCGTCGTCCTGGCGGCCACCTTCTCGGCGCTCGCGGTCCTGCCGATCCTGTTCCTGGTCCAGATCGCGTTCATGGTCGCGTTCGGCGTCCTGCTCGACACGACCGTGGTCCGCTCGCTGCTCGTCCCGGCGCTGTCCCACGACATCGGCCGCCGCATCTGGTGGCCCAGCAAGCTGGCCAAGGCCGAGCAGCCGGAGCAAGCTTGA
- a CDS encoding MFS transporter gives MTLEARPDTVTLRERAGAVGTVEAPRRGRWIDVWDPEDAAFWAGKGRRVARRNLWPSIFAEFLGFSVWQLWSIVVVSLPAAGFGYSTDQMFWLVALPSLVGATLRLPYTFAVPKFGGRNWTIVSALLLLIPTCGLAYFVSRPDTPFWVLALVAATAGAGGGNFASSMTNISFFFPERDKGFALGLNAAGGNLGVAVVQLVVPAVIVIGAGLSLERAGLIWLPLIGLAAVLAWKTMDNLSAATSSFRASITAAKRPHTWVISFLYIGTFGSFIGFSAAFPLLIKTTFPDIAGVQLAFLGALVGSVSRPFGGKLADLVGGAWVTVCAFVVMGVGILSAIVSLNAGSFAGFLISFLVLFVASGAGNGSTYRMIPAVFRSTTRDLDGGVDLVRARREAAACIGIASAIGAYGGFLVPRGFAMSSGAYGSLVPALYCFCGFYVVCLVVTYFCYLRRSGPLSGVRV, from the coding sequence ATGACGCTCGAGGCACGACCGGACACGGTCACCCTGCGCGAACGCGCCGGCGCGGTCGGTACCGTCGAGGCGCCGCGGCGCGGGCGCTGGATCGACGTCTGGGACCCCGAGGACGCCGCGTTCTGGGCCGGGAAGGGACGCCGGGTGGCCCGGCGCAACCTGTGGCCGTCGATCTTCGCCGAGTTCCTGGGCTTCTCGGTCTGGCAGCTGTGGAGCATCGTCGTGGTGTCGCTGCCGGCCGCCGGGTTCGGCTACAGCACCGACCAGATGTTCTGGCTGGTCGCGCTGCCGAGCCTGGTCGGAGCGACGCTGCGCCTGCCGTACACGTTCGCCGTCCCGAAGTTCGGCGGCCGGAACTGGACGATCGTGTCCGCGCTCCTGCTGCTGATCCCGACCTGCGGCCTGGCGTACTTCGTGAGCCGGCCGGACACGCCGTTCTGGGTGCTGGCGCTGGTCGCGGCGACCGCGGGTGCCGGTGGCGGCAACTTCGCCAGCTCGATGACCAACATCTCCTTCTTCTTCCCCGAGCGGGACAAGGGGTTCGCGCTCGGTCTGAACGCCGCCGGCGGCAACCTCGGAGTCGCGGTCGTGCAGCTCGTCGTACCGGCGGTGATCGTGATCGGCGCCGGGCTCTCGCTGGAGCGGGCCGGGCTGATCTGGCTGCCGCTGATCGGGCTGGCCGCGGTGCTGGCCTGGAAGACGATGGACAACCTGTCCGCCGCGACCTCGTCGTTCCGGGCCTCGATCACCGCGGCGAAGCGGCCGCACACCTGGGTGATCTCGTTCCTCTACATCGGGACGTTCGGCTCGTTCATCGGGTTCTCGGCGGCCTTCCCGCTGCTGATCAAGACCACCTTCCCGGACATCGCCGGGGTGCAGCTCGCGTTCCTCGGCGCGCTGGTCGGCTCGGTGTCACGGCCGTTCGGCGGCAAGCTCGCCGACCTGGTCGGCGGTGCCTGGGTGACGGTCTGCGCGTTCGTGGTGATGGGCGTCGGCATCCTGTCCGCGATCGTCTCGCTGAACGCGGGCAGCTTCGCCGGGTTCCTGATCAGCTTCCTGGTGCTGTTCGTGGCCAGCGGCGCGGGCAACGGTTCGACGTACCGGATGATTCCGGCGGTGTTCCGCTCGACGACCCGCGACCTGGACGGCGGCGTCGACCTGGTCCGGGCCCGGCGCGAGGCGGCGGCGTGCATCGGGATCGCCTCGGCGATCGGCGCGTACGGCGGGTTCCTGGTACCGCGAGGCTTCGCGATGTCGAGCGGCGCGTACGGATCGCTGGTGCCGGCGCTGTACTGCTTCTGCGGGTTCTACGTCGTCTGCCTGGTCGTCACGTACTTCTGCTACCTGCGCAGGAGTGGCCCACTCAGCGGGGTGCGCGTGTGA
- a CDS encoding molybdopterin-dependent oxidoreductase gives MTATHCPYCALQCAMTLTPTLTPTPVTVTVTPREFPTNRGGLCRKGWTSAAVLTAPDRLTAPLVRDADGVLVETTWDHALDVVAERIKALQASYGDDSVAVFGGGGLTNEKAYALGKFARVALRTANVDYNGRFCMSSAAAAVNRSLGVDRGLPFPLTDLGGAGAILLVGSNLADTMPPAVAHLAAARDAGGLLVVDPRRSATAQLGLHLQATPGSDLALVLALTHVVLQEGLADTSYLAARTSGAEALYRSTAAWWPERAERVTGVPAGLIRQAARVLAAAAPVHGGAGAFVLTGRGAEQHSKGTDTVTACINLALALGLPGRVGSGYGSITGQGNGQGGREHGQKADQLPGYRSIADPAARAHVAGVWGVDPSSLPGPGKSAVELVNALGTDGGPRALLVHGSNLLVSAPRLASVRERLASLDLLVVADVVPSETALLADVVFPVTQWAEEDGTMTSLEGRVLRRRAAVAPPGTARSDLAVFAGLAARLGCSASFPVSPEEVFEELRRASAGGVADYSGISWERLDAGEVLYWPVPASGHPGTPRLFADSFGTPSGLARIVAVEHQAVADDLRADAPLYLVTGRLLEHYQSGAQTRRVPELLEAEPEVFAEIHPRVAASLGVADGGLIRLRTARGSLVCPARVTLDVRPDTIFVPFHFLGVNELTNDALDPVSKMPEFKACAVEATAVGRAEVPA, from the coding sequence GTGACGGCCACCCACTGCCCGTACTGCGCGCTGCAGTGCGCGATGACTTTGACACCGACGCTGACGCCGACGCCGGTGACGGTGACGGTGACGCCGCGGGAGTTCCCGACCAACCGCGGCGGGCTGTGCCGGAAGGGCTGGACGTCGGCGGCGGTGCTGACTGCGCCGGACCGGTTGACGGCTCCGCTGGTGCGGGACGCGGACGGCGTGCTGGTGGAGACGACCTGGGACCACGCACTCGACGTGGTCGCCGAGCGGATCAAGGCGTTGCAGGCGTCGTACGGCGACGACTCCGTGGCCGTGTTCGGCGGTGGTGGGCTGACCAACGAGAAGGCCTACGCGCTGGGCAAGTTCGCCCGGGTGGCCTTGCGGACGGCGAACGTGGACTACAACGGGCGGTTCTGCATGTCGTCGGCGGCCGCGGCGGTCAACCGCTCGCTCGGGGTCGATCGGGGGCTGCCGTTTCCGTTGACGGACCTCGGGGGTGCCGGGGCGATCCTGCTGGTGGGGAGCAATCTGGCCGACACGATGCCGCCGGCCGTCGCGCATCTGGCGGCAGCGCGCGACGCGGGTGGGCTTCTGGTCGTCGACCCGCGTCGTTCGGCCACTGCGCAGCTCGGGCTCCACCTGCAGGCGACGCCGGGGAGCGACTTGGCGCTGGTGCTGGCGCTGACTCATGTGGTGTTGCAGGAGGGGCTGGCGGACACGTCTTACCTGGCTGCTCGGACCTCAGGGGCGGAGGCGCTGTACCGGTCGACGGCGGCGTGGTGGCCCGAGCGGGCTGAGCGGGTGACCGGCGTACCGGCTGGACTGATCCGGCAGGCTGCGCGGGTGCTGGCGGCTGCTGCGCCGGTGCATGGGGGTGCTGGGGCTTTCGTGCTGACTGGGCGCGGGGCCGAGCAGCACAGCAAGGGGACGGACACGGTCACGGCCTGCATCAACCTGGCACTGGCGCTAGGGCTGCCTGGACGGGTTGGTAGTGGCTACGGGTCCATCACCGGGCAGGGCAACGGGCAGGGTGGGCGGGAGCACGGGCAGAAGGCGGACCAGCTGCCGGGGTACCGGAGCATTGCTGATCCTGCTGCTCGGGCCCACGTGGCTGGAGTGTGGGGTGTTGACCCCTCGTCGTTGCCGGGGCCTGGCAAGAGTGCTGTTGAGCTGGTCAACGCACTGGGGACGGATGGTGGGCCGCGGGCGCTGCTGGTGCATGGGAGCAACCTGCTGGTGTCCGCTCCACGGCTGGCGTCGGTGCGGGAGCGGCTGGCTTCGCTGGATCTGCTGGTGGTTGCGGACGTCGTACCGTCCGAGACGGCGCTGCTGGCGGACGTGGTGTTCCCGGTGACGCAGTGGGCCGAGGAGGACGGCACGATGACGTCGCTGGAGGGCCGGGTACTGCGGCGGCGTGCTGCGGTGGCGCCGCCTGGTACTGCGCGGAGTGATCTGGCGGTGTTCGCTGGGCTGGCTGCGCGGTTGGGGTGCTCGGCTTCGTTCCCTGTGTCGCCTGAGGAGGTGTTCGAGGAGCTGCGGCGGGCGAGTGCTGGTGGGGTGGCGGACTACTCGGGGATCTCGTGGGAGCGGCTGGATGCCGGGGAGGTGTTGTACTGGCCGGTGCCGGCTTCCGGTCATCCGGGGACGCCGCGGTTGTTCGCCGATTCTTTCGGTACGCCTTCTGGTCTGGCTCGGATCGTTGCCGTCGAGCATCAGGCGGTTGCTGATGATCTGCGGGCGGACGCGCCGCTGTACCTGGTGACCGGGCGGTTGCTCGAGCACTACCAGAGTGGTGCGCAGACGCGGCGGGTGCCGGAGTTGCTCGAGGCGGAGCCGGAGGTGTTCGCGGAGATCCATCCGCGGGTGGCGGCTTCGCTCGGGGTTGCCGACGGTGGGCTGATCCGGCTCCGCACTGCGCGTGGCTCTCTGGTGTGCCCGGCGCGGGTGACGCTCGACGTGCGGCCGGACACGATCTTCGTTCCGTTCCACTTCCTTGGTGTCAACGAGCTGACGAACGACGCGCTCGACCCGGTCTCGAAGATGCCGGAGTTCAAGGCGTGCGCGGTCGAGGCGACGGCTGTCGGACGGGCCGAGGTGCCGGCATGA